In Pseudoalteromonas sp. MM1, a single window of DNA contains:
- a CDS encoding methyl-accepting chemotaxis protein, giving the protein MRVSSFTRLLAILLTLASILLAITLFWASQTLLKLEQQDSAYSKLKNTILVDLAGDLGSYLEQGDSQYLNQSSALIEQVKTQQLTVLPSVLAEQLNEQLSTLDTDIKGKYRALGKLSGNETALLDNAIRQMAGSASSLIGYAKKSSNQNSDAQSYYTLGADYYNEVTNLALFTYQLVVSYDSNTEQSLQQSIANLNALAAKIEKLPNLGVMSEVDEDALFFDEEAEDLADEIKSEITSWPNRYPRDLANTLAQAQQREAGTNQLRKQINLLSKTVINAEQQLKHAQGVLKENVFWVFCFAIGALVMLAAGVYIVQRNQVLNPLRQLRDGFAFLIESNELKNIKSNNPKTEVGEIASYFNLLIERQRKEAQERAQMLKVVNDFMQQMSEHLQTISHKASISHGQVDQNQHLLADIQQIGEQVNNINAQVADNAQHTFSAMEHSLGFAQSMLSASSDTQTRVEQSMQNLQELLAGVEGVGQIIEVIRNIADQTNLLALNAAIESARAGEHGRGFAVVADEVRQLARQTQGSLSDINEQLTLLSEKSSTVSTQIAALADGAQSQTQNAQELKVNSEGVADNAQQANKVAFEAMELAKQQSNLLDNFSHSMQSMKGQVSESSLLVDDIRSQLQQQMQTIKVNLGL; this is encoded by the coding sequence ATGCGTGTTTCTTCTTTTACTCGGTTATTAGCTATTTTGCTAACTCTAGCCAGTATTTTATTAGCCATCACACTATTTTGGGCAAGCCAAACGTTACTTAAACTTGAGCAACAAGACAGCGCATACAGTAAATTAAAAAACACGATTTTAGTGGATTTAGCCGGTGACTTAGGCAGTTATTTAGAACAAGGTGATAGCCAATATTTAAATCAATCCTCTGCTTTAATTGAGCAAGTAAAAACACAGCAACTCACTGTGCTCCCCTCGGTACTTGCTGAGCAGTTAAACGAGCAGCTAAGTACGTTAGATACCGATATTAAAGGTAAGTACAGAGCGCTGGGAAAATTGTCGGGCAACGAAACGGCGTTACTTGATAATGCAATTCGCCAAATGGCTGGCTCAGCGTCGTCACTGATTGGTTATGCAAAAAAATCCTCTAATCAAAATAGCGATGCGCAATCTTATTACACACTTGGCGCTGATTATTATAACGAGGTGACCAACCTTGCCTTATTTACTTACCAACTAGTCGTAAGCTACGACAGCAATACTGAACAAAGTTTGCAGCAAAGTATTGCTAATTTAAATGCGTTAGCAGCCAAAATAGAGAAACTCCCTAATTTAGGTGTTATGAGCGAAGTTGACGAAGATGCTTTATTTTTTGACGAAGAAGCTGAAGATTTGGCCGATGAAATAAAATCTGAAATTACCAGCTGGCCTAACCGCTACCCTCGCGATTTAGCCAATACATTAGCTCAAGCACAACAGCGTGAGGCGGGCACCAATCAATTACGTAAGCAAATTAACTTACTCTCTAAAACCGTTATTAATGCAGAGCAGCAACTAAAACACGCACAAGGGGTGCTTAAAGAAAACGTCTTTTGGGTATTTTGTTTTGCTATTGGCGCTTTGGTAATGCTAGCCGCGGGTGTTTATATTGTGCAGCGTAACCAAGTGCTCAACCCACTAAGGCAACTAAGAGACGGGTTTGCCTTTTTAATTGAAAGTAACGAGCTTAAAAATATTAAAAGTAATAACCCAAAAACAGAGGTTGGCGAAATAGCCAGTTACTTTAATTTATTAATTGAGCGACAGCGCAAAGAAGCACAAGAGCGTGCCCAAATGCTAAAAGTGGTAAATGATTTTATGCAGCAAATGAGTGAGCATTTGCAAACTATTAGTCATAAAGCATCCATAAGCCATGGGCAAGTGGATCAAAACCAACATTTACTTGCCGATATTCAACAAATAGGCGAACAGGTAAATAATATTAACGCCCAAGTGGCTGATAACGCCCAACACACATTTAGTGCAATGGAGCATAGCTTAGGCTTTGCACAAAGCATGCTAAGTGCCAGCTCCGATACGCAAACACGGGTTGAGCAAAGTATGCAAAACCTACAAGAGCTACTTGCAGGGGTTGAAGGTGTTGGGCAAATTATTGAAGTGATCCGCAATATTGCCGATCAAACAAACTTACTCGCGTTAAATGCAGCAATAGAATCGGCACGCGCTGGCGAGCATGGCCGAGGTTTTGCTGTTGTAGCTGATGAAGTACGTCAGCTGGCCCGACAAACTCAGGGATCATTGAGTGATATTAATGAACAGCTAACTTTGCTGAGTGAAAAATCAAGTACAGTATCTACACAAATAGCGGCCTTGGCAGATGGCGCTCAGTCGCAAACACAAAATGCACAAGAGCTAAAAGTAAATTCAGAAGGCGTTGCCGATAACGCCCAGCAAGCCAACAAAGTGGCCTTTGAGGCCATGGAGCTTGCTAAGCAGCAAAGTAACTTACTCGATAACTTTAGTCATTCAATGCAAAGTATGAAAGGTCAAGTAAGCGAATCAAGCCTGCTGGTTGACGATATTCGCAGCCAGCTACAACAGCAAATGCAAACTATAAAAGTAAACCTTGGCTTATAA
- a CDS encoding DUF3718 domain-containing protein: MFKLSKLIVITAVAAGSLMYTVPAKANDQLAVSICEYIAADDKNRLRSKLKSSRVKIRNIYDAIQCNGNNLLRHAVASNAVDSGEYIVKNLSKSSLSDGADIAWAEGNGHGGSPLIAVIKDRAGL; this comes from the coding sequence ATGTTTAAATTGTCAAAGCTAATTGTAATTACAGCCGTTGCTGCTGGTTCGTTAATGTATACCGTGCCTGCTAAAGCCAATGATCAATTAGCAGTATCTATTTGTGAATATATCGCAGCTGATGATAAAAACCGTTTACGCAGTAAACTAAAAAGCTCACGTGTAAAAATTCGCAATATTTATGATGCTATTCAATGTAATGGTAATAACTTACTTCGCCATGCTGTAGCTAGTAACGCTGTTGACTCGGGCGAGTATATAGTTAAAAACTTATCAAAAAGCTCATTATCAGACGGCGCAGACATTGCGTGGGCTGAAGGTAATGGCCACGGTGGTTCACCGTTAATTGCTGTAATTAAAGACCGTGCTGGCCTTTAA
- the folA gene encoding type 3 dihydrofolate reductase has protein sequence MIISMIAAMANNRVIGLDNKMPWHLPADLQHFKKVTTGKPVVMGRKTFESIGRPLPGRRNIIITRNSQYSAQGIETVTTPEAALELVKAEEEVMIIGGGNIYQQFLPSADRLYLTFIDLEVEGDTQFPDYQAVATWENVDEQSNKPDEKNQYSYKFVTFYKKD, from the coding sequence GTGATAATTTCAATGATCGCCGCAATGGCAAATAACCGTGTAATTGGTCTTGATAATAAAATGCCATGGCATTTACCCGCTGATCTACAGCATTTTAAAAAGGTAACAACAGGCAAACCTGTCGTTATGGGGCGTAAAACATTTGAATCGATAGGCCGCCCTTTACCTGGTCGTCGTAATATAATTATTACCCGTAACAGTCAATATAGCGCTCAAGGTATTGAGACAGTCACTACGCCAGAGGCTGCGCTAGAGCTGGTTAAAGCCGAAGAAGAGGTGATGATAATTGGCGGTGGTAATATTTATCAGCAGTTTTTACCAAGTGCCGATCGTTTATATTTAACCTTTATAGATTTAGAGGTTGAAGGGGATACGCAGTTTCCAGATTACCAAGCGGTAGCAACATGGGAAAACGTCGACGAACAGTCAAATAAGCCCGACGAAAAGAACCAATATAGTTATAAATTCGTAACTTTCTATAAAAAAGATTAA
- the cgtA gene encoding Obg family GTPase CgtA, with product MKFVDEVEIRAEAGDGGSGVVSFRREKYVPDGGPDGGDGGDGGSVYLQADENLNTLIDYQFERFHRAERGTNGQSRNCTGKKGEDLVVKVPVGTRITDVDTQEALGDLTQHGQKIVVAKGGFHGLGNARFKSSTNRAPRQKTLGTPGEVRNLKLELMLLADVGLLGLPNAGKSTFIRSVSAAKPKVADYPFTTLIPNLGVVRPEANKSFVIADIPGLIEGASDGAGLGIRFLKHLERCRVLLHVIDVMPVDGSNPVDNAFAIINELHQYSPKLAEKPRWLVFNKIDLLPEDEAQALCEQIAQELGEEENVYRISAVNKLNTQPLIHDIMALLDSMPKEKFVEIEDEEVEFKWDTYHQKATKNDDDDWDDWDEDDYDVEVVYER from the coding sequence ATGAAGTTTGTAGATGAAGTAGAAATTCGCGCAGAAGCTGGTGACGGCGGCAGCGGTGTCGTGTCTTTCCGTCGAGAAAAATATGTACCAGACGGTGGCCCGGACGGCGGTGACGGTGGAGACGGTGGTAGTGTTTATCTACAAGCTGATGAAAACTTAAATACCCTAATTGATTACCAGTTTGAGCGTTTTCACCGTGCAGAGCGTGGTACTAATGGTCAAAGCCGTAACTGTACAGGTAAAAAAGGTGAAGACTTGGTAGTAAAAGTACCGGTGGGTACACGTATTACCGATGTTGATACCCAAGAGGCGTTAGGTGACTTAACGCAGCATGGCCAAAAAATTGTGGTTGCAAAAGGTGGTTTCCATGGCTTGGGGAATGCACGTTTTAAATCAAGTACTAACCGTGCCCCACGTCAAAAAACGCTAGGTACGCCAGGTGAAGTTCGTAACCTTAAATTAGAGCTTATGCTCCTTGCCGATGTGGGCCTATTAGGCTTGCCAAATGCAGGTAAATCAACGTTTATTCGCAGTGTATCGGCAGCAAAGCCAAAAGTAGCTGATTACCCGTTTACTACGCTTATTCCTAATTTAGGAGTTGTGCGCCCAGAGGCTAACAAATCGTTTGTAATAGCCGATATTCCGGGCTTAATTGAAGGTGCCTCAGATGGTGCAGGCCTAGGTATTCGCTTTTTAAAGCATTTAGAGCGTTGTCGTGTTTTGTTGCACGTGATTGACGTTATGCCTGTTGATGGTTCAAACCCTGTTGATAATGCATTTGCCATTATTAACGAGTTACACCAATACAGCCCTAAGCTTGCAGAAAAGCCACGCTGGTTAGTGTTTAATAAAATAGACTTATTACCAGAAGATGAAGCGCAAGCCTTGTGTGAGCAAATTGCGCAAGAGTTAGGTGAAGAAGAAAACGTTTACCGTATTTCAGCAGTCAACAAGCTTAATACTCAACCACTAATTCACGATATTATGGCACTACTTGATAGCATGCCTAAAGAGAAGTTCGTTGAAATTGAAGACGAAGAAGTTGAGTTCAAGTGGGATACTTACCATCAAAAAGCAACTAAGAATGACGATGATGATTGGGACGACTGGGATGAAGACGACTACGATGTAGAAGTGGTCTACGAGCGTTAA
- the rpmA gene encoding 50S ribosomal protein L27 — protein sequence MAHKKAAGSTRNGRDSESKRLGVKRFGGESVLAGSIIVRQRGTRFHAGANVGIGKDHTIFAKADGKVQFEQKGPLNRKYVTIVAE from the coding sequence ATGGCACATAAAAAAGCAGCTGGTAGTACTCGTAACGGTCGCGATTCAGAAAGCAAACGCCTAGGTGTTAAGCGTTTTGGTGGCGAATCAGTTCTAGCGGGTAGCATCATTGTTCGTCAACGTGGTACTCGTTTCCACGCTGGCGCAAACGTAGGTATCGGTAAAGACCACACTATCTTCGCAAAAGCAGATGGTAAAGTTCAATTTGAACAAAAAGGTCCTTTAAACCGCAAATACGTAACTATCGTAGCTGAGTAA
- the rplU gene encoding 50S ribosomal protein L21, giving the protein MYAVFQSGGKQHRVTEGQTIRLEKLDVETGAAVEFDSVLLVADGEKIEIGVPFVNGGKVTAEVVSHGRGEKIKVVKFRRRKHSRKQMGHRQWFTEVKITGISA; this is encoded by the coding sequence ATGTACGCGGTTTTCCAAAGTGGTGGTAAACAGCATCGTGTGACTGAAGGTCAAACGATTCGTCTTGAAAAATTAGACGTTGAAACTGGTGCAGCAGTTGAATTTGATTCAGTACTTTTAGTTGCTGATGGTGAGAAAATCGAGATCGGTGTACCGTTCGTAAACGGTGGTAAAGTAACAGCTGAGGTTGTTTCACATGGTCGCGGTGAGAAGATTAAGGTTGTTAAATTTAGACGCCGTAAGCATTCTCGTAAGCAAATGGGCCATCGTCAATGGTTCACTGAAGTTAAAATCACTGGCATTAGCGCTTAA
- the ispB gene encoding octaprenyl diphosphate synthase, which produces MDIKAIQALIESDMNDVNQLIHAQMRSDVALVNQLGLYIVNSGGKRVRPMLALLAARALGYQGKDHITLATIVEFIHTATLLHDDVVDESNLRRGTPTANAEFGNAASVLVGDFIYTRSFQLMVGLGKMQIMQILADATNVIAEGEVLQLMNCNDPNTTEASYMQVIYSKTAKLFEAATGLAAIITEQDNSVLDALNLYGMHLGTAFQLVDDVLDYNADADQLGKNIGDDLAEGKPTLPLIYAMKHGSDEQKNLIRDAIEHCNGMDNLEAILTALKQTNALEFTMQKAQQEADKAIACLDFLAESQYKQALISLARIAVERDH; this is translated from the coding sequence ATGGATATAAAAGCTATCCAGGCGTTAATCGAAAGCGATATGAATGACGTCAATCAACTTATACACGCGCAAATGCGCTCAGATGTGGCGTTAGTTAATCAACTTGGTTTGTACATCGTTAACAGCGGCGGCAAACGCGTACGCCCTATGCTTGCTCTATTGGCAGCAAGAGCTTTGGGTTACCAAGGTAAAGATCATATTACTTTGGCAACGATTGTTGAATTTATTCATACTGCAACGCTATTACATGATGATGTTGTTGATGAATCTAACCTGCGCCGCGGTACACCAACTGCAAATGCTGAGTTTGGTAATGCTGCCAGCGTGCTGGTTGGGGATTTTATTTACACACGCTCGTTTCAGCTTATGGTGGGGCTTGGTAAAATGCAAATTATGCAAATTCTTGCTGATGCTACCAACGTTATTGCTGAGGGCGAAGTATTGCAGCTTATGAATTGCAATGACCCTAACACCACCGAAGCAAGCTATATGCAAGTTATTTACTCTAAAACGGCTAAGTTATTTGAAGCCGCTACGGGGCTTGCAGCAATCATAACCGAGCAAGATAACAGTGTGTTAGATGCGCTTAACTTATACGGTATGCATTTAGGTACTGCTTTTCAGTTAGTTGATGACGTGCTTGATTACAACGCAGACGCTGACCAATTAGGTAAAAATATTGGTGATGATTTAGCAGAAGGTAAACCAACTTTACCGTTAATATACGCTATGAAGCACGGTAGTGATGAGCAAAAAAACCTTATTCGTGATGCCATTGAGCATTGCAATGGTATGGATAACCTTGAAGCTATTTTAACGGCACTTAAACAAACCAACGCACTTGAATTTACAATGCAAAAGGCACAGCAAGAGGCTGATAAAGCCATTGCCTGTTTAGACTTTTTAGCAGAGTCGCAGTACAAACAAGCGTTAATTAGCTTAGCACGTATAGCTGTAGAGCGAGATCACTAG
- the mdh gene encoding malate dehydrogenase yields MKVAVLGAAGGIGQALSLLLKTGLPAGSELSLYDVAPVVPGVAVDLSHIPTDVKVAGFGADDLNKALEGCDIVLIPAGMPRKPGMDRADLFNVNAGIIKTLAEGIVASCPKALVGVITNPVNGTVPIVAEVFKKAGTYDASRVFGITTLDVIRSEAFVAELKGVDVATVKVPVIGGHSGTTILPLLSQVEGVSFTEEEVAALTPRIQNAGTEVVNAKAGGGSATLSMGAAAARFCMSLVKGLQGEDVVDYAYVAVENGDAEYFAHPVRLGKNGVEEILSYGELSAFEEKAKNDMLETLKKDIKEGVDFMA; encoded by the coding sequence ATGAAAGTTGCTGTATTAGGTGCTGCAGGCGGTATCGGTCAAGCGTTGTCTTTATTATTAAAAACAGGCTTACCAGCTGGTTCTGAATTATCACTTTACGATGTTGCACCAGTTGTACCAGGTGTTGCGGTTGACCTATCTCACATCCCTACAGATGTTAAAGTAGCAGGCTTTGGCGCTGACGATTTAAACAAAGCGCTTGAAGGGTGTGATATCGTCCTTATCCCTGCGGGTATGCCACGTAAACCAGGTATGGACCGTGCGGATTTATTCAACGTAAATGCTGGTATTATCAAAACATTAGCAGAAGGCATTGTTGCTAGCTGTCCTAAAGCATTAGTGGGTGTTATCACTAACCCAGTAAATGGCACAGTGCCAATTGTTGCTGAAGTATTTAAAAAAGCAGGCACTTATGATGCAAGCCGCGTATTTGGTATTACTACACTTGACGTAATTCGTTCAGAAGCATTTGTTGCTGAGCTTAAAGGTGTAGATGTAGCAACAGTTAAAGTACCAGTAATCGGTGGCCACTCTGGCACAACAATTCTTCCTCTACTTTCTCAAGTTGAAGGCGTAAGCTTCACTGAAGAAGAAGTGGCTGCTCTTACTCCACGTATCCAAAATGCAGGTACTGAAGTAGTAAATGCTAAAGCGGGCGGTGGTTCAGCTACACTATCTATGGGTGCTGCTGCTGCACGTTTTTGTATGTCTTTAGTTAAAGGCCTACAAGGTGAAGACGTAGTTGATTACGCATACGTTGCTGTTGAAAATGGCGATGCGGAGTACTTTGCACATCCAGTACGTTTAGGTAAAAACGGCGTAGAAGAAATTCTTTCTTACGGCGAGCTAAGCGCATTTGAAGAAAAAGCTAAAAACGACATGCTTGAAACCCTGAAAAAAGACATCAAAGAAGGTGTTGATTTCATGGCGTAA
- the argR gene encoding transcriptional regulator ArgR, producing the protein MQPQDKQEALVKAFKALLKEENFGSQGEIVEALKEQGFDNISQSKVSRMLSKFGAVRTRNAKQEMVYCLPAEMGVPTAKSPLRQLVIDIMHNEMMIIITTSPGAAQLIARLLDSLGKADGVLGTIAGDDTIFIAPAKISEIDITLERVRILFDTV; encoded by the coding sequence ATGCAACCACAAGACAAACAAGAAGCACTGGTAAAAGCGTTTAAAGCACTTTTAAAAGAAGAAAACTTTGGCTCGCAAGGCGAAATAGTCGAAGCACTAAAAGAACAAGGCTTTGACAACATAAGCCAAAGTAAAGTGTCGCGCATGCTTAGTAAGTTTGGTGCTGTGCGCACTCGTAATGCTAAACAAGAAATGGTTTATTGCTTACCTGCAGAAATGGGCGTACCAACGGCTAAAAGCCCACTGCGCCAGCTTGTTATTGATATTATGCATAACGAAATGATGATTATTATTACCACCAGCCCAGGTGCTGCGCAGTTAATTGCCCGCTTATTAGACTCACTAGGCAAAGCTGATGGTGTATTGGGTACTATTGCCGGGGATGACACTATTTTTATTGCGCCAGCAAAAATATCTGAAATAGACATTACACTAGAGCGCGTACGTATTTTATTTGATACGGTTTAA
- a CDS encoding Dyp-type peroxidase: MAQAQSGICAEANLHGLHLFFNVFDGQDESLRAKLKRVSAIEDEFSDQFSEAMLSCMVAIGAQYWPHILPEYIPCELQSFPNINHSDFVMRVQPCDLFIQIRSDREDVNHLFALQILKLFSPDVELVEQIRNFRFLDGRDFNGFIYAGDTPHGRQKRITALVNKPDSFEHQGSYIHVQRYKHDLSVWQHLSLSEQEHIMGRTRLDNTLIEPKADTSHATRSELKDESGQAILLNQSMPYGDVYEQGMLSITCSASGSAFEKVLNSRIGKGECYDHWLDFTQADMGSAFFAPSVSFLKQL; encoded by the coding sequence ATGGCGCAAGCGCAATCTGGGATTTGTGCTGAAGCAAACTTACACGGTTTGCATTTATTTTTTAATGTATTTGATGGTCAAGACGAGTCATTGCGCGCAAAGCTTAAACGTGTAAGCGCAATTGAAGACGAGTTTAGTGATCAGTTTTCCGAGGCTATGCTTTCTTGCATGGTGGCCATTGGCGCGCAGTATTGGCCGCATATACTCCCCGAATATATCCCATGTGAGCTGCAAAGCTTTCCAAATATAAATCACAGTGATTTTGTTATGCGCGTACAGCCGTGTGATTTATTTATCCAAATTCGCTCAGACCGAGAAGATGTTAATCACCTTTTTGCATTGCAAATTTTAAAGTTGTTTTCGCCCGATGTAGAGCTGGTTGAACAAATTCGTAATTTTAGGTTTTTAGATGGGCGAGACTTTAACGGCTTTATTTACGCAGGCGACACCCCGCATGGCCGGCAAAAACGAATCACGGCACTGGTTAATAAGCCCGACAGCTTTGAACACCAAGGCAGCTATATTCATGTACAGCGCTATAAGCATGACCTGAGCGTATGGCAGCATTTATCATTAAGCGAGCAAGAGCATATTATGGGGCGCACGCGTTTAGATAACACTTTAATTGAGCCTAAAGCGGATACTAGCCACGCGACTAGAAGTGAGCTAAAAGATGAGAGCGGCCAAGCAATACTGCTTAACCAAAGCATGCCGTATGGCGATGTTTACGAGCAAGGCATGTTAAGCATTACATGTTCAGCATCGGGAAGTGCGTTTGAAAAGGTACTTAACAGCCGTATAGGAAAAGGGGAGTGTTACGACCACTGGCTTGATTTTACTCAAGCCGATATGGGCTCAGCGTTTTTTGCGCCGTCAGTTAGTTTTTTAAAACAGCTTTAA
- a CDS encoding ABC transporter ATP-binding protein produces the protein MSRLNLQGVGYHYSGTRVLQSLDLTVGQDEIVCLLGASGCGKTTTLKAIAGLIEIKQGSVLIDGKCVSDKHTFVSPEHRNIGMMFQDYALFPHLTVADNIAFGLSKISKAQKLQRVDEMLELVHLTGCANRYPHQLSGGQQQRVAIARALAYKPSLLLLDEPFSNIDTQVRFELIADIRRIIKAQQVSAVFVSHSKEEAFAFSDTLAIMHQGKIAQQGTPEQLFAMPKTKEVAEFLGQGIYLGVEVLTATEYATTYGVVQSQHEHTHSAIKGQVYIRPHHIELVQNTQADNPQSVRILSRRFIGSAYVYTVVIAEQEIEVAAQYGQSFEINEQVIIKIKPHTVNFFES, from the coding sequence ATGAGTCGTTTAAATTTACAAGGTGTGGGTTATCACTACAGTGGCACGCGCGTGCTACAGAGCTTAGATTTAACGGTAGGACAAGACGAAATTGTGTGTTTGCTTGGGGCCAGTGGCTGCGGTAAAACAACCACCTTAAAAGCCATTGCCGGTCTTATTGAAATAAAGCAGGGTAGCGTATTAATAGATGGTAAATGTGTAAGCGACAAGCACACTTTTGTATCACCAGAGCATCGTAATATAGGGATGATGTTTCAAGATTATGCCCTGTTTCCGCACCTTACAGTGGCCGACAATATTGCATTTGGACTAAGTAAAATAAGTAAAGCTCAAAAACTACAGCGCGTAGACGAGATGCTTGAGTTAGTGCATTTAACTGGCTGTGCAAACCGCTATCCTCATCAGCTTTCGGGGGGGCAACAACAGCGTGTAGCTATTGCGCGGGCACTGGCTTATAAACCCAGCTTATTGCTCCTTGATGAGCCTTTTTCGAACATAGATACACAAGTGCGTTTTGAGTTAATTGCTGATATTAGGCGCATTATTAAAGCGCAGCAGGTTTCTGCGGTGTTTGTTAGCCACTCAAAAGAAGAAGCCTTTGCGTTTTCAGACACTTTAGCCATTATGCACCAAGGAAAAATAGCCCAACAAGGAACGCCAGAGCAGCTTTTTGCCATGCCAAAGACAAAGGAGGTTGCAGAGTTTCTGGGTCAGGGCATATACTTAGGCGTAGAAGTGTTAACGGCAACTGAATACGCAACCACTTATGGTGTTGTGCAATCGCAGCATGAACATACGCACAGTGCAATAAAAGGACAGGTGTATATTCGTCCGCACCATATTGAGCTTGTGCAAAATACGCAGGCCGATAACCCTCAGAGTGTGCGCATTTTAAGCCGTCGGTTTATAGGCTCAGCTTATGTTTATACTGTTGTAATTGCAGAGCAAGAGATTGAAGTTGCCGCACAATATGGCCAGTCATTTGAAATAAATGAGCAGGTTATAATAAAAATAAAACCTCACACGGTGAATTTTTTCGAATCATAA